The following coding sequences are from one Capsicum annuum cultivar UCD-10X-F1 chromosome 3, UCD10Xv1.1, whole genome shotgun sequence window:
- the LOC107862218 gene encoding uncharacterized protein LOC107862218 isoform X5 translates to MVLVTGDRYLDSLVKFVENNVESLIEGTLVLKLNPIGLHYVHSRLESLSELESLLTGAPVDYLRAYVSDLGDHRALEKLRRILRLLTSLKVVSVLPAPARDPTPLSLLPFGRLKVLELRGCDLSTSAARGLLELRHTLEKLICHNSTDALKHVFASRIADIKNSPHWNRLSFISCAHNGLVLMDESLQLLPAVETLDLSRNKFTKVDNLRKCTKLKHLDLGFNQLRNIASFSGVSCHIVKLVLRNNALTTLRGIENLKSLHGLDISYNIISNLSEMEILAGLSSLQSLWLEGNPLCYSRWYRAQVFSFFPSPEKMELDEKKICTIELWQRQIIIASRQKQPASFGFYSPARDGAKLEGSINAKRKRLSRVASIETEEQNTSICSDIESVSVDIDNQSKEENALSDEEAEILELMNRIENMKKERSDVWLQEFKDWINDSSNNFVGIARGKETVSSNHRDDEVKTRSRDKEVGETSKYVSDSMLASGDDSSTNIPESDNSFAETSTNISMFHYPNSRFSRNHTGESIQIARSRHQDNFSPINDEVLLHPNTVFPQSESFPNRRGLKMSAKINIPPVTDADNILDSLSSVASTGSPPHYKEDILHRRQNLEEELLQLSAESFSIASSDSATSCSDDDFPDLTSMPPVDKSLIDNVSERSAESRSPVHLSMDVYHDKLYPIKINCRFPARLSTEGTSDCMVVREPDTYSRQGHISPDRKSVESVQVVKQDTDWLEKKKRRRKPARRIISLCEENKEAEPKMSNVDINGFQDRGVGTPFASEVASCQSTMRISLDSCDRKPHAERTTLLPGAEELIKNYFNSKAADSGIDESCQRHLLCNCLLEKDSQFSESEVAVTLSSEHKLHVLLLENSCDGSAGSSLKLVGCHGTQEMREIFVGLGLQIVSRVCFERDTTYLFVTRNIDVSRELLLILGFADSHVIENNCSLQSLEKVQADLFERHVCRGLKMSILQYSMVMFWCNNSKEDSWLARSLFVLGRHILLCMEDVILLGSLSESVSCSSYFSLDSCCSIVSVSEVIGRLPRTLRGQPWSN, encoded by the exons ATGGTGCTGGTGACCGGCGATAGATACTTAGATTCACTGGTTAAATTCGTGGAGAACAATGTAGAGTCATTAATTGAAGGAACATTAGTACTAAAATTGAATCCAATTGGTCTTCACTACGTACACTCTCGGCTTGAATCGTTGTCGGAACTCGAAAGTCTTCTTACAGGTGCACCTGTTGATTATTTACGTGCTTATGTATCTGATTTAGGTGACCATCGTGCACTCGAAAAGCTTCGGAGGATTCTCAGGCTGCTTACGTCGTTGAAGGTGGTCTCGGTGCTTCCAGCGCCTGCTAGGGATCCTACGCCGTTGTCGCTATTGCCGTTTGGGAGACTTAAGGTTTTGGAGCTTAGAGGATGTGATCTCTCGACTTCTGCTGCTAGAGGACTTTTGGAATTAAGACATACTTTGGAGAAATTGATATGTCATAATTCTACT GATGCCCTTAAGCATGTATTTGCAAGTAGGATTGCTGATATAAAGAATTCTCCGCATTGGAATCGGTTATCATTTATTTCATGTGCTCATAATGGTTTGGTTCTGATGGACGAGTCATTGCAACTTCTTCCTGCTGTTGAAACTCTTGATTTGAGCAGAAACAAGTTTACCAAGGTGGATAATCTGCGGAAGTGTACCAAATTGAAGCATCTGGATCTTGGGTTCAACCAGCTGAGAAACATTGCTTCCTTTAGTGGG GTCTCATGTCATATTGTTAAGCTTGTTCTGAGGAACAATGCTCTAACAACCTTGCGTGGAATTGAAAATTTAAAGTCACTTCATGGGCTTGATATTTCGTACAATATAATCTCCAATCTCTCAGAGATGGAAATTCTTGCGGGTCTGTCATCTCTTCAAAGCTTGTGGCTTGAGGGGAATCCTCTATGCTATTCTCGTTGGTATAGAGCTCAAGTCTTCAGTTTCTTTCCGAGTCCAGAGAAG ATGGAGCTTGATGAAAAGAAAATTTGCACAATTGAGTTATGGCAGCGGCAGATTATCATTGCCAGTAGGCAAAAACAGCCTGCTAGCTTTGGATTTTATTCACCAGCAAGAGATGGGGCCAAACTAGAAGGAAGTATTAACGCAAAAAGG AAGAGGCTCTCACGTGTGGCTAGTATCGAGACTGAAGAACAGAACACTTCCATTTGCTCTGATATAGAATCCGTGTCTGTTGATATTGACAATCAAAGCAAGGAGGAGAATGCCCTTTCTGATGAGGAAGCTGAAATTCTTGAGTTGATGAACCGAATTGAGAATATGAAGAAGGAAAGATCTGATGTGTGGCTGCAGGAATTCAAAGATTGGATAAATGACTCTTCTAACAATTTTGTTGGTATTGCTAGAGGCAAAGAGACTGTTTCCAGTAATCACAGAGATGACGAAGTTAAGACCCGATCTAGAGACAAAGAGGTAGGTGAGACCTCAAAATATGTATCCGATTCAATGCTGGCTTCTGGAGATGACAGCAGCACAAATATACCAGAATCTGACAATTCATTTGCAGAGACGTCCACTAATATCAGTATGTTTCATTACCCCAACTCCAGATTTTCCCGCAACCACACAGGAGAGTCCATTCAGATTGCTAGAAGCCGACATCAGGATAATTTTAGCCCTATAAATGATGAAGTGCTTCTACATCCAAATACGGTGTTCCCTCAGTCTGAATCCTTCCCAAATCGAAGGGGTCTTAAAATGAGtgctaaaatcaatattccaccAGTTACTGATGCTGATAACATTTTGGATTCTCTATCATCCGTGGCTAGCACAGGATCACCTCCTCACTACAAGGAGGACATTCTGCATAGACGCCAAAACTTGGAAGAAGAACTCCTGCAGCTGTCTGCTGAGTCCTTCTCAATTGCATCTTCTGATAGTGCTACAAGCTGTAGCGACGATGATTTCCCTGATTTGACCTCAATGCCTCCAGTTGATAAGTCTCTTATCGACAATGTCTCAGAAAGGAGTGCGGAGAGCCGCTCACCAGTGCATCTGTCCATGGATGTATACCATGACAAATTGTATCCGATAAAAATAAATTGTAGATTCCCAGCACGTTTAAGCACCGAGGGAACCTCTGATTGCATGGTGGTCAGAGAACCAGACACTTACTCTCGGCAAGGGCATATTTCTCCTGACAGAAAAAGTGTAGAAAGTGTACAAGTTGTGAAGCAGGACACTGATTGGTTGGAAAAGAAAAAGCGTCGGAGGAAACCTGCCAGGAGAATAATCTCATTGTGCGAGGAAAATAAAGAAGCAGAACCTAAAATGTCAAATGTGGATATAAATGGTTTTCAAGACAGGGGGGTCGGAACACCGTTTGCTTCAGAGGTAGCTTCTTGCCAAAGTACGATGAGAATATCCCTTGATAGTTGTGACAGGAAACCTCATGCCGAGAGAACTACATTATTACCTGGGGCTGAAGAGCTTATTAAGAATTACTTTAACAGCAAAGCTGCAGATTCTGGAATTGATGAATCTTGTCAGAGACACCTTCTATGCAACTGTTTGCTTGAGAAAGACTCTCAGTTCAGTGAAAG CGAGGTAGCTGTAACCTTGAGCAGCGAACATAAGTTACATGTGCTACTCCTTGAAAACTCATGTGATGGGTCAG CAGGTTCAAGCTTAAAATTAGTTGGCTGTCATGGTACGCAAGAGATGAGAGAGATTTTTGTGGGTTTGGGGCTTCAGATTGTAAG TAGAGTGTGCTTCGAACGGGACACAACCTACCTCTTTGTGACCAGAAATATAGACGTGTCCAGAGAACTATTATTGATATTGGGGTTTGCTGATTCACATGTGATTGAAAATAACTGTTCTCTGCAAAG TTTGGAGAAGGTTCAGGCTGACCTGTTCGAAAGACATGTCTGTAGAGGTTTGAAGATGAGCATTCTTCAGTATTCAATGGTGATGTTCTGGTGCAACAATTCGAAAG AGGATTCATGGCTGGCAAGATCACTATTTGTGCTTGGGAGGCATATACTCCTTTGCATGGAAGATGTAATCCTGCTTGGTTCCCTTTCTGAGAGTGTATCTTGCTCTTCCTATTTCTCGTTGGACTCTTGTTGTTCCATTGTCAGTGTTTCAGAAGTG ATTGGCAGATTGCCACGAACTCTGAGGGGGcagccttggagtaactga
- the LOC107862218 gene encoding uncharacterized protein LOC107862218 isoform X2, which translates to MVLVTGDRYLDSLVKFVENNVESLIEGTLVLKLNPIGLHYVHSRLESLSELESLLTGAPVDYLRAYVSDLGDHRALEKLRRILRLLTSLKVVSVLPAPARDPTPLSLLPFGRLKVLELRGCDLSTSAARGLLELRHTLEKLICHNSTDALKHVFASRIADIKNSPHWNRLSFISCAHNGLVLMDESLQLLPAVETLDLSRNKFTKVDNLRKCTKLKHLDLGFNQLRNIASFSGVSCHIVKLVLRNNALTTLRGIENLKSLHGLDISYNIISNLSEMEILAGLSSLQSLWLEGNPLCYSRWYRAQVFSFFPSPEKMELDEKKICTIELWQRQIIIASRQKQPASFGFYSPARDGAKLEGSINAKRKRLSRVASIETEEQNTSICSDIESVSVDIDNQSKEENALSDEEAEILELMNRIENMKKERSDVWLQEFKDWINDSSNNFVGIARGKETVSSNHRDDEVKTRSRDKEVGETSKYVSDSMLASGDDSSTNIPESDNSFAETSTNISMFHYPNSRFSRNHTGESIQIARSRHQDNFSPINDEVLLHPNTVFPQSESFPNRRGLKMSAKINIPPVTDADNILDSLSSVASTGSPPHYKEDILHRRQNLEEELLQLSAESFSIASSDSATSCSDDDFPDLTSMPPVDKSLIDNVSERSAESRSPVHLSMDVYHDKLYPIKINCRFPARLSTEGTSDCMVVREPDTYSRQGHISPDRKSVESVQVVKQDTDWLEKKKRRRKPARRIISLCEENKEAEPKMSNVDINGFQDRGVGTPFASEVASCQSTMRISLDSCDRKPHAERTTLLPGAEELIKNYFNSKAADSGIDESCQRHLLCNCLLEKDSQFSESEVAVTLSSEHKLHVLLLENSCDGSGSSLKLVGCHGTQEMREIFVGLGLQIVSRVCFERDTTYLFVTRNIDVSRELLLILGFADSHVIENNCSLQSLEKVQADLFERHVCRGLKMSILQYSMVMFWCNNSKEDSWLARSLFVLGRHILLCMEDVILLGSLSESVSCSSYFSLDSCCSIVSVSEVVIETKDCFCVTLTLEGVMSEFPLSLEEGKAVEDTKLVKRKPISGPQKWKLKWFSEESLFKFVALLKALHG; encoded by the exons ATGGTGCTGGTGACCGGCGATAGATACTTAGATTCACTGGTTAAATTCGTGGAGAACAATGTAGAGTCATTAATTGAAGGAACATTAGTACTAAAATTGAATCCAATTGGTCTTCACTACGTACACTCTCGGCTTGAATCGTTGTCGGAACTCGAAAGTCTTCTTACAGGTGCACCTGTTGATTATTTACGTGCTTATGTATCTGATTTAGGTGACCATCGTGCACTCGAAAAGCTTCGGAGGATTCTCAGGCTGCTTACGTCGTTGAAGGTGGTCTCGGTGCTTCCAGCGCCTGCTAGGGATCCTACGCCGTTGTCGCTATTGCCGTTTGGGAGACTTAAGGTTTTGGAGCTTAGAGGATGTGATCTCTCGACTTCTGCTGCTAGAGGACTTTTGGAATTAAGACATACTTTGGAGAAATTGATATGTCATAATTCTACT GATGCCCTTAAGCATGTATTTGCAAGTAGGATTGCTGATATAAAGAATTCTCCGCATTGGAATCGGTTATCATTTATTTCATGTGCTCATAATGGTTTGGTTCTGATGGACGAGTCATTGCAACTTCTTCCTGCTGTTGAAACTCTTGATTTGAGCAGAAACAAGTTTACCAAGGTGGATAATCTGCGGAAGTGTACCAAATTGAAGCATCTGGATCTTGGGTTCAACCAGCTGAGAAACATTGCTTCCTTTAGTGGG GTCTCATGTCATATTGTTAAGCTTGTTCTGAGGAACAATGCTCTAACAACCTTGCGTGGAATTGAAAATTTAAAGTCACTTCATGGGCTTGATATTTCGTACAATATAATCTCCAATCTCTCAGAGATGGAAATTCTTGCGGGTCTGTCATCTCTTCAAAGCTTGTGGCTTGAGGGGAATCCTCTATGCTATTCTCGTTGGTATAGAGCTCAAGTCTTCAGTTTCTTTCCGAGTCCAGAGAAG ATGGAGCTTGATGAAAAGAAAATTTGCACAATTGAGTTATGGCAGCGGCAGATTATCATTGCCAGTAGGCAAAAACAGCCTGCTAGCTTTGGATTTTATTCACCAGCAAGAGATGGGGCCAAACTAGAAGGAAGTATTAACGCAAAAAGG AAGAGGCTCTCACGTGTGGCTAGTATCGAGACTGAAGAACAGAACACTTCCATTTGCTCTGATATAGAATCCGTGTCTGTTGATATTGACAATCAAAGCAAGGAGGAGAATGCCCTTTCTGATGAGGAAGCTGAAATTCTTGAGTTGATGAACCGAATTGAGAATATGAAGAAGGAAAGATCTGATGTGTGGCTGCAGGAATTCAAAGATTGGATAAATGACTCTTCTAACAATTTTGTTGGTATTGCTAGAGGCAAAGAGACTGTTTCCAGTAATCACAGAGATGACGAAGTTAAGACCCGATCTAGAGACAAAGAGGTAGGTGAGACCTCAAAATATGTATCCGATTCAATGCTGGCTTCTGGAGATGACAGCAGCACAAATATACCAGAATCTGACAATTCATTTGCAGAGACGTCCACTAATATCAGTATGTTTCATTACCCCAACTCCAGATTTTCCCGCAACCACACAGGAGAGTCCATTCAGATTGCTAGAAGCCGACATCAGGATAATTTTAGCCCTATAAATGATGAAGTGCTTCTACATCCAAATACGGTGTTCCCTCAGTCTGAATCCTTCCCAAATCGAAGGGGTCTTAAAATGAGtgctaaaatcaatattccaccAGTTACTGATGCTGATAACATTTTGGATTCTCTATCATCCGTGGCTAGCACAGGATCACCTCCTCACTACAAGGAGGACATTCTGCATAGACGCCAAAACTTGGAAGAAGAACTCCTGCAGCTGTCTGCTGAGTCCTTCTCAATTGCATCTTCTGATAGTGCTACAAGCTGTAGCGACGATGATTTCCCTGATTTGACCTCAATGCCTCCAGTTGATAAGTCTCTTATCGACAATGTCTCAGAAAGGAGTGCGGAGAGCCGCTCACCAGTGCATCTGTCCATGGATGTATACCATGACAAATTGTATCCGATAAAAATAAATTGTAGATTCCCAGCACGTTTAAGCACCGAGGGAACCTCTGATTGCATGGTGGTCAGAGAACCAGACACTTACTCTCGGCAAGGGCATATTTCTCCTGACAGAAAAAGTGTAGAAAGTGTACAAGTTGTGAAGCAGGACACTGATTGGTTGGAAAAGAAAAAGCGTCGGAGGAAACCTGCCAGGAGAATAATCTCATTGTGCGAGGAAAATAAAGAAGCAGAACCTAAAATGTCAAATGTGGATATAAATGGTTTTCAAGACAGGGGGGTCGGAACACCGTTTGCTTCAGAGGTAGCTTCTTGCCAAAGTACGATGAGAATATCCCTTGATAGTTGTGACAGGAAACCTCATGCCGAGAGAACTACATTATTACCTGGGGCTGAAGAGCTTATTAAGAATTACTTTAACAGCAAAGCTGCAGATTCTGGAATTGATGAATCTTGTCAGAGACACCTTCTATGCAACTGTTTGCTTGAGAAAGACTCTCAGTTCAGTGAAAG CGAGGTAGCTGTAACCTTGAGCAGCGAACATAAGTTACATGTGCTACTCCTTGAAAACTCATGTGATGGGTCAG GTTCAAGCTTAAAATTAGTTGGCTGTCATGGTACGCAAGAGATGAGAGAGATTTTTGTGGGTTTGGGGCTTCAGATTGTAAG TAGAGTGTGCTTCGAACGGGACACAACCTACCTCTTTGTGACCAGAAATATAGACGTGTCCAGAGAACTATTATTGATATTGGGGTTTGCTGATTCACATGTGATTGAAAATAACTGTTCTCTGCAAAG TTTGGAGAAGGTTCAGGCTGACCTGTTCGAAAGACATGTCTGTAGAGGTTTGAAGATGAGCATTCTTCAGTATTCAATGGTGATGTTCTGGTGCAACAATTCGAAAG AGGATTCATGGCTGGCAAGATCACTATTTGTGCTTGGGAGGCATATACTCCTTTGCATGGAAGATGTAATCCTGCTTGGTTCCCTTTCTGAGAGTGTATCTTGCTCTTCCTATTTCTCGTTGGACTCTTGTTGTTCCATTGTCAGTGTTTCAGAAGTG GTAATTGAAACCAAAGATTGTTTTTGTGTGACCCTGACTTTGGAAGGTGTCATGTCAGAGTTCCCTCTTTCATTGGAGGAGGGCAAGGCAGTCGAGGATACAAAACTCGTGAAGAGAAAACCTATATCAGGTCCTCAGAAATGGAAGCTGAAGTGGTTTTCAGAAGAAAGTCTCTTCAAATTTGTGGCTTTATTGAAAGCATTACATGGGTGA
- the LOC107862218 gene encoding uncharacterized protein LOC107862218 isoform X4, with amino-acid sequence MVLVTGDRYLDSLVKFVENNVESLIEGTLVLKLNPIGLHYVHSRLESLSELESLLTGAPVDYLRAYVSDLGDHRALEKLRRILRLLTSLKVVSVLPAPARDPTPLSLLPFGRLKVLELRGCDLSTSAARGLLELRHTLEKLICHNSTDALKHVFASRIADIKNSPHWNRLSFISCAHNGLVLMDESLQLLPAVETLDLSRNKFTKVDNLRKCTKLKHLDLGFNQLRNIASFSGVSCHIVKLVLRNNALTTLRGIENLKSLHGLDISYNIISNLSEMEILAGLSSLQSLWLEGNPLCYSRWYRAQVFSFFPSPEKMELDEKKICTIELWQRQIIIASRQKQPASFGFYSPARDGAKLEGSINAKRKRLSRVASIETEEQNTSICSDIESVSVDIDNQSKEENALSDEEAEILELMNRIENMKKERSDVWLQEFKDWINDSSNNFVGIARGKETVSSNHRDDEVKTRSRDKEVGETSKYVSDSMLASGDDSSTNIPESDNSFAETSTNISMFHYPNSRFSRNHTGESIQIARSRHQDNFSPINDEVLLHPNTVFPQSESFPNRRGLKMSAKINIPPVTDADNILDSLSSVASTGSPPHYKEDILHRRQNLEEELLQLSAESFSIASSDSATSCSDDDFPDLTSMPPVDKSLIDNVSERSAESRSPVHLSMDVYHDKLYPIKINCRFPARLSTEGTSDCMVVREPDTYSRQGHISPDRKSVESVQVVKQDTDWLEKKKRRRKPARRIISLCEENKEAEPKMSNVDINGFQDRGVGTPFASEVASCQSTMRISLDSCDRKPHAERTTLLPGAEELIKNYFNSKAADSGIDESCQRHLLCNCLLEKDSQFSESEVAVTLSSEHKLHVLLLENSCDGSGSSLKLVGCHGTQEMREIFVGLGLQIVRVCFERDTTYLFVTRNIDVSRELLLILGFADSHVIENNCSLQSLEKVQADLFERHVCRGLKMSILQYSMVMFWCNNSKEDSWLARSLFVLGRHILLCMEDVILLGSLSESVSCSSYFSLDSCCSIVSVSEVVIETKDCFCVTLTLEGVMSEFPLSLEEGKAVEDTKLVKRKPISGPQKWKLKWFSEESLFKFVALLKALHG; translated from the exons ATGGTGCTGGTGACCGGCGATAGATACTTAGATTCACTGGTTAAATTCGTGGAGAACAATGTAGAGTCATTAATTGAAGGAACATTAGTACTAAAATTGAATCCAATTGGTCTTCACTACGTACACTCTCGGCTTGAATCGTTGTCGGAACTCGAAAGTCTTCTTACAGGTGCACCTGTTGATTATTTACGTGCTTATGTATCTGATTTAGGTGACCATCGTGCACTCGAAAAGCTTCGGAGGATTCTCAGGCTGCTTACGTCGTTGAAGGTGGTCTCGGTGCTTCCAGCGCCTGCTAGGGATCCTACGCCGTTGTCGCTATTGCCGTTTGGGAGACTTAAGGTTTTGGAGCTTAGAGGATGTGATCTCTCGACTTCTGCTGCTAGAGGACTTTTGGAATTAAGACATACTTTGGAGAAATTGATATGTCATAATTCTACT GATGCCCTTAAGCATGTATTTGCAAGTAGGATTGCTGATATAAAGAATTCTCCGCATTGGAATCGGTTATCATTTATTTCATGTGCTCATAATGGTTTGGTTCTGATGGACGAGTCATTGCAACTTCTTCCTGCTGTTGAAACTCTTGATTTGAGCAGAAACAAGTTTACCAAGGTGGATAATCTGCGGAAGTGTACCAAATTGAAGCATCTGGATCTTGGGTTCAACCAGCTGAGAAACATTGCTTCCTTTAGTGGG GTCTCATGTCATATTGTTAAGCTTGTTCTGAGGAACAATGCTCTAACAACCTTGCGTGGAATTGAAAATTTAAAGTCACTTCATGGGCTTGATATTTCGTACAATATAATCTCCAATCTCTCAGAGATGGAAATTCTTGCGGGTCTGTCATCTCTTCAAAGCTTGTGGCTTGAGGGGAATCCTCTATGCTATTCTCGTTGGTATAGAGCTCAAGTCTTCAGTTTCTTTCCGAGTCCAGAGAAG ATGGAGCTTGATGAAAAGAAAATTTGCACAATTGAGTTATGGCAGCGGCAGATTATCATTGCCAGTAGGCAAAAACAGCCTGCTAGCTTTGGATTTTATTCACCAGCAAGAGATGGGGCCAAACTAGAAGGAAGTATTAACGCAAAAAGG AAGAGGCTCTCACGTGTGGCTAGTATCGAGACTGAAGAACAGAACACTTCCATTTGCTCTGATATAGAATCCGTGTCTGTTGATATTGACAATCAAAGCAAGGAGGAGAATGCCCTTTCTGATGAGGAAGCTGAAATTCTTGAGTTGATGAACCGAATTGAGAATATGAAGAAGGAAAGATCTGATGTGTGGCTGCAGGAATTCAAAGATTGGATAAATGACTCTTCTAACAATTTTGTTGGTATTGCTAGAGGCAAAGAGACTGTTTCCAGTAATCACAGAGATGACGAAGTTAAGACCCGATCTAGAGACAAAGAGGTAGGTGAGACCTCAAAATATGTATCCGATTCAATGCTGGCTTCTGGAGATGACAGCAGCACAAATATACCAGAATCTGACAATTCATTTGCAGAGACGTCCACTAATATCAGTATGTTTCATTACCCCAACTCCAGATTTTCCCGCAACCACACAGGAGAGTCCATTCAGATTGCTAGAAGCCGACATCAGGATAATTTTAGCCCTATAAATGATGAAGTGCTTCTACATCCAAATACGGTGTTCCCTCAGTCTGAATCCTTCCCAAATCGAAGGGGTCTTAAAATGAGtgctaaaatcaatattccaccAGTTACTGATGCTGATAACATTTTGGATTCTCTATCATCCGTGGCTAGCACAGGATCACCTCCTCACTACAAGGAGGACATTCTGCATAGACGCCAAAACTTGGAAGAAGAACTCCTGCAGCTGTCTGCTGAGTCCTTCTCAATTGCATCTTCTGATAGTGCTACAAGCTGTAGCGACGATGATTTCCCTGATTTGACCTCAATGCCTCCAGTTGATAAGTCTCTTATCGACAATGTCTCAGAAAGGAGTGCGGAGAGCCGCTCACCAGTGCATCTGTCCATGGATGTATACCATGACAAATTGTATCCGATAAAAATAAATTGTAGATTCCCAGCACGTTTAAGCACCGAGGGAACCTCTGATTGCATGGTGGTCAGAGAACCAGACACTTACTCTCGGCAAGGGCATATTTCTCCTGACAGAAAAAGTGTAGAAAGTGTACAAGTTGTGAAGCAGGACACTGATTGGTTGGAAAAGAAAAAGCGTCGGAGGAAACCTGCCAGGAGAATAATCTCATTGTGCGAGGAAAATAAAGAAGCAGAACCTAAAATGTCAAATGTGGATATAAATGGTTTTCAAGACAGGGGGGTCGGAACACCGTTTGCTTCAGAGGTAGCTTCTTGCCAAAGTACGATGAGAATATCCCTTGATAGTTGTGACAGGAAACCTCATGCCGAGAGAACTACATTATTACCTGGGGCTGAAGAGCTTATTAAGAATTACTTTAACAGCAAAGCTGCAGATTCTGGAATTGATGAATCTTGTCAGAGACACCTTCTATGCAACTGTTTGCTTGAGAAAGACTCTCAGTTCAGTGAAAG CGAGGTAGCTGTAACCTTGAGCAGCGAACATAAGTTACATGTGCTACTCCTTGAAAACTCATGTGATGGGTCAG GTTCAAGCTTAAAATTAGTTGGCTGTCATGGTACGCAAGAGATGAGAGAGATTTTTGTGGGTTTGGGGCTTCAGATTGTAAG AGTGTGCTTCGAACGGGACACAACCTACCTCTTTGTGACCAGAAATATAGACGTGTCCAGAGAACTATTATTGATATTGGGGTTTGCTGATTCACATGTGATTGAAAATAACTGTTCTCTGCAAAG TTTGGAGAAGGTTCAGGCTGACCTGTTCGAAAGACATGTCTGTAGAGGTTTGAAGATGAGCATTCTTCAGTATTCAATGGTGATGTTCTGGTGCAACAATTCGAAAG AGGATTCATGGCTGGCAAGATCACTATTTGTGCTTGGGAGGCATATACTCCTTTGCATGGAAGATGTAATCCTGCTTGGTTCCCTTTCTGAGAGTGTATCTTGCTCTTCCTATTTCTCGTTGGACTCTTGTTGTTCCATTGTCAGTGTTTCAGAAGTG GTAATTGAAACCAAAGATTGTTTTTGTGTGACCCTGACTTTGGAAGGTGTCATGTCAGAGTTCCCTCTTTCATTGGAGGAGGGCAAGGCAGTCGAGGATACAAAACTCGTGAAGAGAAAACCTATATCAGGTCCTCAGAAATGGAAGCTGAAGTGGTTTTCAGAAGAAAGTCTCTTCAAATTTGTGGCTTTATTGAAAGCATTACATGGGTGA